TGTAACGGACTACCGGCGACCATCGTCGGGGACAGTAACAGCAACACGATCTTCGGGACCCCGGGCAATGATGTCATCCATGGCATGGCCGGAAACGACACGATCTTCGGGCTCAGCGGCGACGACGTCATTTGCGGTGGTCCGGGTCACGATAAGCTGTACGGCAATCGCGGTAACGACAAGCTGTTCGGAGGTGCGGGAAACGATGTCCTGCAGGGAGGAGCAGGCCGGGATCGCCTGTTCGGGCAAAGCGGCAACGACGCGATGAACGGGCAATCGGGTTCCGATCGATGCGACGGCGGAAGCGGTACCGATAAGGCCAGACGCTGCGAAAGGACGACCCGCGTGCCCTGACCCCGAGATCCGCCCGAAGCGCGTCGGAAGAGCGCCCGAGGGCGTGAAGGTGGCACCGGAACCCTATCCGCTGGACGTCGACCTGGTGGGGAACGTCTTCGAGTGGGTGGCCGACTGGGGGCCGCAATCTATGGGAA
This genomic window from Pseudomonadota bacterium contains:
- a CDS encoding calcium-binding protein; translation: CNGLPATIVGDSNSNTIFGTPGNDVIHGMAGNDTIFGLSGDDVICGGPGHDKLYGNRGNDKLFGGAGNDVLQGGAGRDRLFGQSGNDAMNGQSGSDRCDGGSGTDKARRCERTTRVP